The following DNA comes from Microbacterium terregens.
GCGGCGATCCTCGTCGGCGTCGTGCTCGTCCGGCTCGACGCGCAGTCCGCCGGTGTTCCCCGGAAGGCTGCCGCTACGCTTCCCGTCGTGCCAGCGCCATGAGCGGCGTGACGCGGTAGCCGATCACCTCACCCATCACGAGTGAGGTCTCGGTGCGCTCGATGCCGTCGATCGCGAGGATACGGGCGTCCGTGTCGAACAGATGCTGCGTGTCGCGGCACGCGACGCGAACGAGCAGGTCCACCTGCCCGCTGAGCCCGTGCACCTGCACGATCTCGGGGACACGGGCGAGGTCGGCGGTGATGCGCGGCAGATCTGCCTGATGCACCATGACGCTGATGAAGGCCTCGATCGGGAAGCCGAGGGCGGTGGAAGAGATCGCCCGCTCGTAGGAGAGGAAGACGCCCGACCGCTCCAGACGCGCCATCCGCGCCTGGACGGTGTTGCGGGAGAGCCCGAGGCGTTCTGCCAGGGCGACCACGGTCGCGCGTGGGTCCGCAGCGAGCGCCGCGAGCAGCTCGAGGTCGACGTGATCGAGGGTGCTCATAGTGTGAAACTTTAGCATGTGACGCCGCTTACGGTTTGGCAACATGCTAAGCAGAGCTCCGGATGCTTGAGCTAGGTGCAATATCGACGTAACCTCGGGCTCGTCGGCGACGATGCCGGCGTTCCGCGACGAGCAGCCTCACGAGGGCTTCTCGCAACGAGGAGGGATGACGATGATGCACACCCTGACACCGACGGCCGAACCGGCCACGAATGTGGACGATGTGGCCCGGTTGGTCGGTCCGGATGGCGGGCGCATCGCCCACCCCGACCTCGATCCGTGGGTCGCGGACATCGACGCGGACGCCCTGCGGAGCCTTTACCGCGACATGGCCATCGTCCGCCGGATCGACACCGAGGGCGTTGCGCTCCAGCGTCAGGGGCAGCTCGGTCTCTGGGCCCCCTGCCAAGGTCAGGAGGCCACGCAGGTGGGCACCGCGCGCGCCTTCCGTTCCGACGACTTCGTCTTCCCGAGCTACCGCGAGATCGGCGTGAACTTCGTCCGAGGGGCTGTCGCGTCCGATTTCGTCCTTGCCTGGCGCGGAGAGGCCCACTCCACCTTCAACCCCTACGACATCAACACCGCGACCCCCCAGATCATCATCGGTGCCCAGGCGCTGCATGCCGTGGGCTATGCGATGGGCATCACGTTCGACGGCGCCGACCAGGTCGCCGGCGCGTATTTCGGGGACGGCGCGACCAGTCAGGGCGATGTGAACGAGGCGATGGTGTTCGCCTCGTCGTTCCGCGCGCCGGTCGTCTTCGTCTGCACGAACAACCAGTGGGCCATCTCCGAGCCGGTCAGCGTTCAGGCGAAGTTCCCGATCGCGGGCCGCGCGCCCGGATTCGGCATCCCGAGCCTGCGCGTCGACGGCAATGACGTGCTCGCGTGCCTCGCGGCGATGCGCTGGGCGGTCGACCACGCTCGCACCGGCGGCGGCCCGGCGTTCATCGAGGCCGTGACCTACCGCATGGGCCCGCACACGACCTCAGACGACCCGACCCGCTACCGCGACAAGGACGAGGTCGAGCGCTGGCGTCAGCGTGACCCGCTCGCACGGATCGAAGCGCTGCTGCGGGCTGAGGACGCCTTCTCCGACGACTTCGCGCGCGAGGTCGCGGACGAGTCCGACCGATGGGGTGCGGACGTGCGGTCCGCCTGTCTGTCGGCACGCACACGACCGGCGATCGAGGTGTTCGACGACGTGTATGCCGAGCCCCACGCGGGCCTGGAAATCCAGCGTGGTCAGTTCGCCGCCTACCTGGACGGCTTCGCCGCCGAGGATGCAGCCCAGGGCGGTGCACGATGACGCAGCTCACGATGGCGAAGTCCATCAACGAGGGCCTGCGCCGCGCGATGGCGGACGACCCGAAAGTGCTCGTGCTGGGCGAGGACATCGGCAAGCTCGGTGGCGTGTTCCGCGTGACCGACGGCCTGCTCGACCAGTTCGGTGCGGCTCGCGTGATCGACAC
Coding sequences within:
- a CDS encoding Lrp/AsnC family transcriptional regulator, with amino-acid sequence MSTLDHVDLELLAALAADPRATVVALAERLGLSRNTVQARMARLERSGVFLSYERAISSTALGFPIEAFISVMVHQADLPRITADLARVPEIVQVHGLSGQVDLLVRVACRDTQHLFDTDARILAIDGIERTETSLVMGEVIGYRVTPLMALARREA
- the pdhA gene encoding pyruvate dehydrogenase (acetyl-transferring) E1 component subunit alpha, which encodes MTMMHTLTPTAEPATNVDDVARLVGPDGGRIAHPDLDPWVADIDADALRSLYRDMAIVRRIDTEGVALQRQGQLGLWAPCQGQEATQVGTARAFRSDDFVFPSYREIGVNFVRGAVASDFVLAWRGEAHSTFNPYDINTATPQIIIGAQALHAVGYAMGITFDGADQVAGAYFGDGATSQGDVNEAMVFASSFRAPVVFVCTNNQWAISEPVSVQAKFPIAGRAPGFGIPSLRVDGNDVLACLAAMRWAVDHARTGGGPAFIEAVTYRMGPHTTSDDPTRYRDKDEVERWRQRDPLARIEALLRAEDAFSDDFAREVADESDRWGADVRSACLSARTRPAIEVFDDVYAEPHAGLEIQRGQFAAYLDGFAAEDAAQGGAR